One window of Nymphaea colorata isolate Beijing-Zhang1983 chromosome 1, ASM883128v2, whole genome shotgun sequence genomic DNA carries:
- the LOC116247621 gene encoding laccase-14-like isoform X1, translating into MDSHRAILPLQLLFCLVCCSLASQADCSTTHYHDFVVAPTNYTRLCSSKNILTINGKFPGPTLYVNKGDRLIVNVVNLAPWPLTIHWHGLLNPGNPWSDGPEYITMCGIPAGTNFTHDLHLSEEEGTIWYHAHSDWTRWTVHGAVVVYPKVGAAYPFPKPDKEYEVVISEWWKIDVMAMLHEKILTGADFNKSDAFTINGQPGDQHNCSEEGMTRFAFEHGKTYLLRLVNGAMATGHFFGIANHTLRVVGRDGSYLKPFDTDFVVISPGQTMDILVQANQTEGLYYIGLNPYIAVNETLYYDITVTTALVEYEGSNTTSQTSIPFPDLPGVLDTTAAYDFVVQERSLASEEHPIDVPMEVDSRFLFTVSMNLQRCPNDSCKAILGTRFSASMNNVSFANPSIDVLDAYYQHFQGVYTTDFPSYPPYLYNFTDDDLPDSLRYPEIGTRVKVLNYNETVEIVYQGTAVLQAINHPMHLHGYDFYVVGRGLGNFDPDKDPLNYNLVDPPRENTVGVPYGGWAALRFRANNPGVWLLHCHFERHFTWGMATVFIVKNGPTNETSMLPPPPYMPKCSDAEIIDNSGGYDPSDQ; encoded by the exons ATGGACTCCCACAGGGCCATTCTCCCCCTGCAGCTTCTCTTCTGCCTTGTCTGCTGCTCACTCGCATCGCAGGCCGATTGCAGCACCACTCACTACCATGACTTCGTT GTGGCTCCAACAAATTACACGCGACTCTGCAGCAGCAAGAATATTTTGACCATCAACGGCAAGTTCCCAGGGCCAACTTTGTATGTAAACAAGGGAGACAGGTTGATTGTGAACGTAGTCAACTTGGCTCCTTGGCCTCTCACTATCCACTG GCATGGACTACTGAACCCGGGGAACCCTTGGTCGGATGGGCCGGAATACATCACCATGTGTGGCATCCCAGCAGGAACAAATTTTACGCATGATTTACATCTTAGCGAGGAGGAAGGGACCATCTGGTATCATGCTCACAGCGACTGGACCCGTTGGACGGTCCACGGTGCTGTTGTGGTCTATCCCAAAGTTGGAGCCGCCTATCCATTCCCCAAGCCGGATAAGGAGTATGAAGTTGTCATAA GTGAATGGTGGAAAATTGATGTGATGGCCATGCTGCACGAAAAAATATTGACTGGGGCGGACTTCAACAAATCGGACGCATTCACCATAAATGGCCAACCAGGTGACCAGCACAATTGCTCTGAAGAAG GAATGACTCGGTTTGCCTTTGAGCATGGCAAAACCTACCTTCTTCGCCTCGTCAATGGCGCAATGGCAACCGGCCACTTCTTTGGCATAGCAAATCACACACTTAGGGTTGTTGGTAGGGACGGATCGTACCTGAAGCCTTTCGACACCGACTTCGTCGTCATCAGCCCAGGGCAGACGATGGACATTCTGGTGCAGGCCAACCAGACGGAGGGCCTCTACTACATCGGCCTCAATCCTTACATTGCCGTCAACGAAACGCTGTATTATGACATCACGGTGACCACGGCTTTAGTGGAATATGAGGGTTCCAACACCACCTCCCAGACCTCCATCCCCTTCCCTGATCTTCCCGGAGTTCTCGACACCACAGCCGCATATGATTTTGTGGTGCAAGAGCGGAGTTTGGCATCAGAGGAGCATCCCATCGATGTCCCGATGGAGGTCGACTCCAGGTTTCTGTTCACTGTGTCCATGAACTTACAGCGCTGTCCAAATGACAGCTGCAAAGCCATATTGGGCACCAGATTCTCCGCAAGTATGAACAATGTATCATTTGCCAACCCTTCGATCGACGTTCTGGATGCCTACTATCAACACTTCCAGGGTGTTTACACCACCGATTTTCCGAGCTACCCACCCTATCTGTACAATTTCACGGATGATGATCTTCCGGATAGTCTTAGATATCCTGAGATTGGAACGAGGGTGAAGGTGTTGAACTACAATGAAACAGTGGAGATCGTGTACCAAGGAACGGCTGTCTTGCAGGCGATCAATCATCCGATGCACCTACATGGGTATGATTTCTATGTGGTGGGGCGCGGTCTTGGAAACTTTGATCCCGATAAGGACCCGTTGAACTACAATTTGGTTGATCCACCACGGGAGAACACGGTTGGAGTCCCATATGGTGGTTGGGCTGCCTTGAGATTCAGAGCAAACAACCCAG GTGTTTGGCTCCTGCATTGCCACTTTGAACGCCATTTTACGTGGGGGATGGCAACGGTATTTATTGTGAAGAATGGTCCTACAAATGAGACCAGCATGTTGCCTCCACCTCCGTATATGCCCAAGTGCTCAGATGCGGAGATTATTGACAACAGTGGCGGTTATGACCCATCTGATCAGTGA
- the LOC116247621 gene encoding laccase-14-like isoform X2, producing MCGIPAGTNFTHDLHLSEEEGTIWYHAHSDWTRWTVHGAVVVYPKVGAAYPFPKPDKEYEVVISEWWKIDVMAMLHEKILTGADFNKSDAFTINGQPGDQHNCSEEGMTRFAFEHGKTYLLRLVNGAMATGHFFGIANHTLRVVGRDGSYLKPFDTDFVVISPGQTMDILVQANQTEGLYYIGLNPYIAVNETLYYDITVTTALVEYEGSNTTSQTSIPFPDLPGVLDTTAAYDFVVQERSLASEEHPIDVPMEVDSRFLFTVSMNLQRCPNDSCKAILGTRFSASMNNVSFANPSIDVLDAYYQHFQGVYTTDFPSYPPYLYNFTDDDLPDSLRYPEIGTRVKVLNYNETVEIVYQGTAVLQAINHPMHLHGYDFYVVGRGLGNFDPDKDPLNYNLVDPPRENTVGVPYGGWAALRFRANNPGVWLLHCHFERHFTWGMATVFIVKNGPTNETSMLPPPPYMPKCSDAEIIDNSGGYDPSDQ from the exons ATGTGTGGCATCCCAGCAGGAACAAATTTTACGCATGATTTACATCTTAGCGAGGAGGAAGGGACCATCTGGTATCATGCTCACAGCGACTGGACCCGTTGGACGGTCCACGGTGCTGTTGTGGTCTATCCCAAAGTTGGAGCCGCCTATCCATTCCCCAAGCCGGATAAGGAGTATGAAGTTGTCATAA GTGAATGGTGGAAAATTGATGTGATGGCCATGCTGCACGAAAAAATATTGACTGGGGCGGACTTCAACAAATCGGACGCATTCACCATAAATGGCCAACCAGGTGACCAGCACAATTGCTCTGAAGAAG GAATGACTCGGTTTGCCTTTGAGCATGGCAAAACCTACCTTCTTCGCCTCGTCAATGGCGCAATGGCAACCGGCCACTTCTTTGGCATAGCAAATCACACACTTAGGGTTGTTGGTAGGGACGGATCGTACCTGAAGCCTTTCGACACCGACTTCGTCGTCATCAGCCCAGGGCAGACGATGGACATTCTGGTGCAGGCCAACCAGACGGAGGGCCTCTACTACATCGGCCTCAATCCTTACATTGCCGTCAACGAAACGCTGTATTATGACATCACGGTGACCACGGCTTTAGTGGAATATGAGGGTTCCAACACCACCTCCCAGACCTCCATCCCCTTCCCTGATCTTCCCGGAGTTCTCGACACCACAGCCGCATATGATTTTGTGGTGCAAGAGCGGAGTTTGGCATCAGAGGAGCATCCCATCGATGTCCCGATGGAGGTCGACTCCAGGTTTCTGTTCACTGTGTCCATGAACTTACAGCGCTGTCCAAATGACAGCTGCAAAGCCATATTGGGCACCAGATTCTCCGCAAGTATGAACAATGTATCATTTGCCAACCCTTCGATCGACGTTCTGGATGCCTACTATCAACACTTCCAGGGTGTTTACACCACCGATTTTCCGAGCTACCCACCCTATCTGTACAATTTCACGGATGATGATCTTCCGGATAGTCTTAGATATCCTGAGATTGGAACGAGGGTGAAGGTGTTGAACTACAATGAAACAGTGGAGATCGTGTACCAAGGAACGGCTGTCTTGCAGGCGATCAATCATCCGATGCACCTACATGGGTATGATTTCTATGTGGTGGGGCGCGGTCTTGGAAACTTTGATCCCGATAAGGACCCGTTGAACTACAATTTGGTTGATCCACCACGGGAGAACACGGTTGGAGTCCCATATGGTGGTTGGGCTGCCTTGAGATTCAGAGCAAACAACCCAG GTGTTTGGCTCCTGCATTGCCACTTTGAACGCCATTTTACGTGGGGGATGGCAACGGTATTTATTGTGAAGAATGGTCCTACAAATGAGACCAGCATGTTGCCTCCACCTCCGTATATGCCCAAGTGCTCAGATGCGGAGATTATTGACAACAGTGGCGGTTATGACCCATCTGATCAGTGA